Proteins from one Impatiens glandulifera chromosome 2, dImpGla2.1, whole genome shotgun sequence genomic window:
- the LOC124926720 gene encoding uncharacterized protein LOC124926720 produces the protein MGTEHSASSTLPWIWVIEALAKVKEIDMSVLTDLVAKTPEITDDVGKDARNILLLKSLEDFQVQQRGNLNAPFTGPIPNIEIDRLTDHEDIRQILLHKFSVFTVKKEGSDLNSDIQTLIQNKRRSLPNCALERIKNVIREGHPILESLKKSSRLSKSDLSENKTSLNGSLNNHEAWSNAVPLKVKQGVHSGQVISMQGNLSLCQSSYSNQSLQDPIQINHVSSMCKRIDPTSKDKFPEHLNDGNSPKDESDSHLHIPKKAKHAASMKNEPTLLSTMASIELSENLVETDSKTTVVSKVDKLDKLRSKEDIHDHGSGKNKFSKKENNDCPIGPSVCSLRDRTKMECVDDGETEGDSDGFDDEKIDIEMEKQRFLKWQCAFSKHTFSTTQKTEFNLCIKCNRDGQLLICSTRTCTLGAHPSCLGYDALSDDCRHFYCPFCSHSNAISEDHEEKKKLSLARKGLIDYLSFKNESQPKRNSKRYDLEGKDQYTHNKRQCGSKKHGQQKEPFESCLDRNQLSEEGRMTSCGSFGVMVAPIEEAHVGSECETEHNLRGEQITKKDYYQQAHSNLCRELVVYVEQEKEQY, from the exons ATGGGTACCGAGCATTCTGCTTCTTCCACCCTTCCATGGATTTGGGTGATTGAAGCCTTAGCAAAAGTGAAGGAAATTGATATGTCTGTATTAACTG ATTTAGTTGCGAAGACACCTGAAATAACTGATGATGTAGGAAAAGATGCTAGAAACATCCTTCTTTTGAAAAGCTTGGAAGATTTTCAGGTACAACAGCGTGGAAATCTTAATGCTCCTTTCACTGGTCCAATTCCTAACATTGAAATCGATCGATTAACGGATCATGAAGATATTCGTCAAATTTTGCTACATAAG TTCTCTGTGTTTACTGTGAAAAAGGAGGGATCAGATTTGAACTCTGATATTCAGACCCTTATTCAGAATAAAAGACGCAGTTTGCCTAACTGTGCTTTAGAACGG ATAAAAAATGTAATTCGGGAAGGTCATCCAATCCTTGAATCCTTGAAGAAGAGCAGTAGATTGTCAAAGAGTGATCTATCAGAAAACAAAACATCTCTTAATGGTTCATTAAATAATCATGAAGCTTGGAGCAATGCAGTTCCACTCAAAGTTAAACAAGGAGTCCATAGTGGCCAAGTTATTTCAATGCAAGGAAACCTGTCTTTATGTCAATCTTCATATTCTAATCAGAGCCTCCAAGATCCAATACAGATAAACCATGTTTCCTCTATGTGCAAAAGGATTGATCCAACATCAAAAGATAAATTTCCAGAACACCTCAATGATGGAAATAGTCCTAAGGATGAGAGTGATTCCCATTTACATATTCCCAAGAAGGCTAAACATGCTGCTAGCATGAAAAATGAACCCACCTTATTATCTACAATGGCTTCAATTGAACTGTCAGAGAATTTGGTTGAGACAGATTCTAAAACAACAGTTGTATCCAAAGTTGATAAATTGGATAAATTGAGGTCTAAGGAAGATATCCATGATCATGGTTCTGGAAAGAACAAATTTTCGAAGAAAGAAAACAATGATTGTCCAATAGGACCATCAGTTTGTTCTCTCCGTGACAGAACCAAAATGGAATGTGTTGATGATGGAGAAACTGAGGGCGATAGTGATGGCTTTGATGATGAGAAGATTGATATTGAGATGGAAAAACAAAGATTCCTGAAATGGCAGTGCGCATTTAGTAAACATACTTTTTCAACAACTCAAAAGACAGAGTTTAATCTCTGTATAAAGTGTAACAGAGATGGTCAGTTGCTGATTTGCAGTACAAGAACCTGTACACTCGGGGCCCACCCAAGTTGCTTAGGTTATGATGCGCTCTCTGATGATTGTAGACACTTTTATTGTCCATTTTGTTCACATTCCAATGCCATTTCTGAGGAtcatgaagaaaagaaaaagttatCCTTAGCAAGGAAAGGTCTGATTGATTACTTGAGTTTTAAGAATGAATCCCAGccaaaaagaaattcaaaaagaTATGATTTGGAGGGAAAAGATCAGTATACTCATAATAAGCGACAATGTGGTTCTAAGAAGCATGGGCAACAAAAGGAACCTTTCGAATCATGTCTTGATCGCAATCAGCTATCTGAAGAAGGCAGAATGACATCTTGTGGATCATTTGGTGTAATGGTTGCCCCTATAGAGGAGGCACATGTTGGGTCTGAGTGTGAAACTGAACATAACCTGAGAGGTGAACAGATTACTAAGAAGGATTATTATCAGCAAGCACATAGTAATTTATGCAGAGAGCTGGTGGTTTATGTTGAACAAGAAAAGGAACAATATTAA